One window of the Streptococcus parasanguinis ATCC 15912 genome contains the following:
- a CDS encoding acyl-ACP thioesterase domain-containing protein, translating to MAKAFEYSMKIPFDMSDVNGFIKIPQLILLSLQVSGMQSIELGMSDMYILENYNLVWIITDYNMKIDRLPVFDEKITIETYAMSHNRLFCYRAFNIKDEAGNTIIEMVATFVLMDRDTRKVHPVMSEITAAFDSEFSKTMLRGPRFKELEVGVEQEYRVRFYDLDMNGHVNNSKYLDWVFEVMGADFLTHHVPKKVHLKYVKEVLAGGVIISQYEQEGLKTQHQISSDGHINAQAEIEWEEVEEKGWTYGK from the coding sequence ATGGCAAAAGCATTTGAATACAGCATGAAAATTCCTTTTGATATGAGCGATGTCAATGGATTTATAAAAATTCCCCAATTGATCTTGCTGTCTTTGCAGGTATCAGGCATGCAATCGATTGAGCTGGGCATGAGTGATATGTACATTCTAGAGAATTACAATCTAGTCTGGATTATCACGGATTACAATATGAAGATCGATCGTCTCCCTGTGTTTGATGAGAAGATCACTATCGAAACCTATGCCATGAGTCACAATCGCCTGTTCTGCTACCGGGCCTTTAACATCAAGGACGAAGCAGGAAATACCATCATTGAGATGGTGGCGACCTTTGTCTTGATGGATCGTGATACACGCAAGGTCCATCCTGTCATGAGCGAAATCACGGCTGCCTTTGACTCAGAGTTTTCAAAAACCATGCTCCGTGGTCCCCGTTTTAAAGAATTAGAAGTGGGCGTGGAACAAGAATATCGAGTTCGTTTTTACGACTTGGATATGAACGGACATGTCAACAATAGCAAGTACTTGGACTGGGTCTTTGAGGTGATGGGAGCAGACTTCTTGACCCATCATGTCCCGAAAAAAGTTCATCTAAAATATGTCAAAGAGGTGCTAGCAGGAGGTGTCATCATCTCTCAATATGAACAAGAGGGCTTGAAAACCCAGCACCAAATTAGCTCAGATGGTCATATCAATGCCCAAGCTGAAATTGAGTGGGAAGAAGTAGAAGAAAAGGGTTGGACTTATGGAAAGTAG